The window tacacacgagttcgagagaaagaataagatagacgtttcaggcttataaacttttctgaaaatacttttgtattattgagattcggtaatatgtttacaacagatgattgatctttatatagagatcgaatcaatacaagtataagagacacaactctttatactaaaggacacaacttgaagagttacaactctttgtgtaataacataaataactaacttatgtaaatgtatcaaggagagattagattatagtttaacactcctccttaatcatatctcgacttgactccaagctgcttccttagatcttcaaatcttgaaccaCCCAATGCCTTTGTGAGAATGTCTGCGAGTTGATCATCCCCTTTGCAATACTTCAGTTCAATGATTCCCTTTTGCTCAGCTTCCCTCACGAAATGGTACTTTGAGTCCATGTCATGTGTAGCAATTTTGGTTAATCAAATCTATTAACATGTACGTTCCTTTACAGGGAATATCTCCAGAATGTTTCTTTGCAGGAGTTTGCTGCGGTGGTTTGATAACTCTTCCAATTCAGGTTTACTTTTTCATTATATTCGATTTCAGTCTTCGTTAAAATGTGAACCATAAGACTAACTATAATGTCCAAATATTTCAGCTTGTGATTGGGTTTCTTCTTCGAGAACGTCCTATGTTTGCTGTCGCAACAGTAGCAACTGTAGTGGTAAGTATATAGAGAGACAACAGAGGTGAACGAACAGCTTTGAGCCTTTGACACAAGTTTTGGTTCCATCTTTTCTGCAGGGAATATGGACAATCTTCCCGTATATGGTGGCTGCAGCCACGGCTTTGTACCTCTATATTCGCAGTCGCTACACACCTAAGACTTAGCTGTCCACGTTACTTAAGTATAATACATAGACAGAAAGATGTAAGAGCTCAATACTCAGCAAGCCCAAACAAATAAGGTATATACGTATAGTGCAGTAATATCTTTAAAAAAGGATTCACTTGAAACTAATTTGTTCCTGGAACAAactgttctcttttttttttacccatACTTATTTTCTTCTactaatataaagaaaaataaaataaaatgtgtaACAAATATTCTAGGCTTATTTAACATACATACATACTTATTGGAGCATACTTTAAAAATACCAATAAAAATCGTTGGGCGCCGTTTCAATATTGTTGGGCATGATGAAAAATTGACATAGTCAATAACCAATAATgtgtattttcttataaaaaaatcttggtaaatataataaaaacacaatacAATTGAGTGAAAAGTGTTAAGAGTTGCGAAAAAAATAATGTGATCTAATACTCAACACctgaattttgtttttcaatcGATTTCacgaattttcttttctttaaagCTTTTATGATTTCTGGTTTTTCTAGCAATCTAATTATGTTTCTAATTCTTGGTATGATATAAAAACTCtgtaaagaaaaacaatatttgGGCAAACTAAAGATCCGACATTGTgtatggtgtttttttttttttatcttagttTTCTGAATTCATAACCATCCACAGTTATTTATTGCATTTGTGTAAAGAAGCTTCAACAATAATTAAGTTCGGCAAGATACAAAacttttaatttctaaaaacattctcATTCCAACAATTTAGTTGATGCGAATCTTAATGATTTAATAATTCTTTTCTTTCAAAATGATATTATTCTATAGTTGTACAGAGATATTTCAGTTCACtaatataaaagttaaaaatgcaggaactaaaaataaattgattaaaaaataagtGTGAACACATTAAATTATCTGCGGTGGAAATAAAAAACTTAGTATGTAAACGCGTTAATTGTTAAATAATTGTGAAACCAACACGTCAGCATAGTCTAATTGAAATCAATATGAAAGTGCCACACGacgaatatagtgtgaacacattaatGACAACTGATTATCTTTTAATACATGGAAGATGATTAATACAAATAGCTACTAACCTCATTTTGAGTACACTTCTATAGTCTTTAGTTGACTAATcatctattttaaattaataactttGTATAACATATTTTTGCTAGTTtagataattaaaatattttgatttgtgATAATTTGTCATTTTTAATGGTTTGGatatataactaattaaatAGAATCagcttttataaatattggatATTTAGGGGTGgacaaaaaaaccgaaccgaaccgatcgaaccgaaccaaaaccgattcgaaccaaaccaaagtccATTTCAAAACTTTCAGTCGAGATTTTTTCAACCCGAACGGTTCAGTTCagtttaaaccgaaccgaaccgataaacCGAAGtgtttttatagttatttaaattaaaaatattagtagtaTCAAGATATTAAAATCCTAAGATTAAGCCAACGTAATTTCCTTTTGCATGAAGGGAATcctaatataatttgatttccATGACACTTCGTCTaacttttgtaatattcgtCATTAAGCCCACATAATTTCCatgttaatttttttccaaTAGCGTATACTTTTAAACCttaaaattaaaacttaaaCCAAGTCTAATTAAATAgaatttaatttacatatttaatttttgattatgTCCAACGCAATTATTTCATGACAACCATATTAAAACATGATTTCttgtacaataaataaattaagagAAATCCGAttaaactgaaccgaaccaCCGAACCGAAATACAAACCGAATCGAATATAAACCAAACTGAATATAAGCCAAACCGAatataaccgaaccgaaatcgatccaaaccaaactaactatAGTTTACTTCAGCTGAAAAAATTCTAGAACCGAACTAACTAAACCGAACTGAACtcaaaccgaaccgataaaatAACCGAAGTGTCCACCCCAAGATATTAGTGGGATAGCCAattcaaactaaaaacaaatcGACTGTTGTAAAAAATTCGAAGGAAAGcttaaaagaagagaaaaagaaaacgaTTTTATCAAAACCCGACGTAGAAGAGACCTATCCGGCTATCCCTAATTAAGTACTTTTCTTGGTTCGCGTTAGGTTTTTGGTTTTAAGCGGTCACTCACCGTCTTGAAAAATTTTGAATCCATTTTAGCGTCGTCCCTCATAATCAAATCGTGCGTTGTTGCTACTCTCTTGAATCCTAATGTaagctctctctttttttctcttgaATTTTGCTTCGTCTTCTTCGGGTCGTTATATCCCCAAATTGTTAACTTTGATTCTTTAGTAGGAGATGGAAGCTCTCTACGCCAAGCTCTACAACAAATACACCACCCTCAAGGTTTCATTTCTCATCTTAATTTCTGATTCGGATTTcgaatttacaaaaaaaacccTCTTTTTTCCCTTCCAGGAGAGGATTTTTTCGGAATTGGATGAGGTTAATTTGAATCAAGAAGAGAAGTTCCTTCGCTTTGTTAAAGGTACCACTCTCAGAAAGTCTCTTCCTTTAGCATCTTCAGTCTCTTCACTTACTACTTTCTTCTCTCTCGTTAAGTTAGAATTGCTAATTAGTTAAGACAGAGTAGAGCATCAATGAACCCCTAAGCTGCCTTGTAAACTCTCATTTTGCCTTTTGCTTGCAGCGTCAGAGACCCTGACGCAGCATTTGAGAAGTGAAGACCAGAGTTCGAAGGAGACCATAAGGAGAATGAGGGATGAGATAACTGAAATCACGTATGTGTTACTACTTTGTTAATCTTGCTTATGGAGtctgttttttttgtgaaatgtgAAAACCAATGGCTGTCTTTGGTCCACAGATCCGCCAGGCACCAGGAGCGTCTGGAGTTTCAAAACCGTCTTGCTGAAGAAGAACGAAAGAGTAAGATTGATGATTCCTGGTTATGGAGAGTGCCTTTTACTaaatgggtttttttttttaaaaacagacAAAGCACTTTCGGAGCAAGTTGAGAAACTTAAAGAGCTTATCTCAGAGGGAGTTCCTCAAAgtggaagaaaacaaaagactCCCGAATCTCATCAAGTTACTACTAGAAGCATGGGGAAACGTAGAAGGCTGACAGAGGATGTGGTAGAAACAGACATGGCATCACCTCATGTTAGCATACGGCAGAAATCAACTACGGTATTAACAAATTGCCTTGCATCTTCCTTAAGCTGAGTCATCAACTTTTGCTCACTAATTCTTGTTCTTGTTTCCAGGAAACTCTCTTGGTTTCTCAACCACAATGCTCTAAAACAGCCGACGTTGGATCAAGTACCTCTGCTGGTTCTCCATTCCAAGCTCTTAGCGAACAATTGACAGGAATGAAACTGTCAACCAACAATGAAGGCGAACGAGTCTGCATTATAGCCTCGCATCCATCAAGCGGTAATCTCTTTTGGCATATTATTTATGTCACTGTATGCTTGCTTTCAAGTAAAATGCATACACTTTCCTGTCATTTACTTCAGTTCTAAAGATTGAACCATTTTTGAATCTTTCTCCCTGGCTTTTTGAACATGACAGGTCTATCATTCAGCTTAACTTTAGTAGATAACTCAACTGGTGAAGAAGCTGAGCTGCTCTACAATGTTGTATCGCTGGGGACATTTGAAAGAGTTGTGCCCAACTGGATGAGAGATGTTATAAAGTTTAACACAAGTATGACTCCTCTCTTCTTCGAACGAGTCTCTCGAGTCATCAAGCCCCGGGATTGATCGGTAATGTACATCTGCCTCCCTTAACTTCCGCCATCATCTTTGATGGCTTCTTAGTTTGGTGTTTCTCAGCTCAGTAGGTGAAAAAGTTAGGGAAGTTTTCATGTATCTATAGAAATGTTTGTATCCCTCTTTAGCTTTGACATTGGTTATGCAGACTTATTGTGTCCTTtcaagatgtttttttttaattgtcttTTGCTATCGGCACCTACTCTCTTGTAGTTCCTATACTCTTTGATCTAATTTGAATTTTGTGTGATTCAACACTTTAAAAGACAGTATGCACTGAAATAGCGCCTTGATAATTTTTGGAATTTTGGATGTTATTATTTAAGAACCAGAAAGATAAATTGAATGCAAAACATATTATCTACTCAAGTTAAACATATAAAGACATAAACCTTTCTTGTTCTAATACCATTTCTTCTCAAAGGTCTCTGAAAAAAAGATGAACATAAGATCTCAACCCAGAGGCTTCCTTGTTACTCTTAACCCATCATCAAGAACCTACGAACTAGGTACTCTCTGCAGGATTGAAGCCAAAGGGTTTTATGGTTCGAGCTACAGGAGTGCATTTAAGGGGATGAGCCATAGTCAGGTTCAGTTCTCCAGCAGCCTCTTCCAGTTTAACCTCATCCCCTTTGATTGTCCAGTCAAAGCATTGGACCATCATCCCAACTGCAGTTCCTATAAAGATGTATGCTAGATTTGCTCCAGGACAGCCTCTCCTTCCGCTCCCGAAAGGAATGTACTTGTGTGCTTGCTCTCTTCTCTCATCCTCTTCCCCGGTTCCTAAAGAAGCTAGAAACCTCTCCGGCCTAAACTCATCAGGATCTTCCCAAGAACCAGGATCCCTCATCACAGCATAAACATTAACCAAAAGCGTTGTGTTCTCCGGTATGTAGAAGCCTCTGATTCTACACTCCTCTCTGGAGGTCCTTGCAAAGAGTGGAGCTGGTGGGTGCAGTCTAAGCACTTCTTTGACCACTGCTTGCAGATAAGGAAGGCTTGGTAAATCTGTTTCTTGAATCAAACTTGTTTTCCCTACAACTGATTCAATTTCTTTTCTCAGTCTCTCAAGAATGTTGGGGTTGTTCACCAGCTCAGCCATTGCCCATTGTGTAGTTTGCCCCATACTATCAGTCCCTGCAATGAAAAGTTCCTGcacttgtaaaaaaaaaaaaaaaacttcttagtCTGGATAATTACTTTGAATATTTCTTAAGGAGGGGAAGAAACACTTACAATGAAAAAAGTCTTAATATGGTTCCTAGTGATCTTATACTCAGCATTTTCATCTCTAAAAGCTTCCAACAATACGTCCATCATGTCTGCACTTTGATGCTCACTCGGCTTCTCTTCTTGGTGTTTCACTAGAACCCTCTCTAGCAACTTGTCAAACCTGTCGGAGACACTCAATATATCCTTCTTGAACAAAGAGATTCCGAACTTCTTGAGCGGCCTGTGAAGCAATGTTGCCAAGAAAATCTTCTTAAACAAGGCAAATGACTGGATAACTAGACCCCTGGCTGTCTCAGCCTCACCATCTTCCTCCAAACAATATCTGCTTCCCATGAGCATCTTGAAAATGATCTTGTTACTGACCTTCATTGCTTCCTTGCCAATATCAACCATCTCCTTATCCATTGCCTTGCCAAGCAGGTTAGCGTAAAACCGCTCTAGCTCATCGGCACGGATGCATCGTGACCGCTCGAGTGCCTGAGATCCGAGCAGGTTTGTGACGAGGAGCTTCTTCATAAACTTCAAGTAATCTCCATGGGGAGCCATGAGGAAAGTGGAGGATCCGAACAAGAGTGACTCATCAAGCGGAGGGAGGCCACGGAACGAGACGTTCAGGTCGTGCGTCTTGAAGATCTCGGAGGCTACTGAGGATGAGGAGACGAGGACGATGGGGACATTGAAGATGCGGAGGTAGAGGAGTGGTCCGTGCTTGGAGGAGAGTTTCTGGAAAGACTTGTGGATAAGAAGAGAGAGTAAAAGATGAAGATGACCGATGATTGGGAGAGAGGGAGGGCTCGGAGGCAAATCAAACCTCTGTGGTTTCCTGACGTAGAGAGAGTAACAGAGAAGTGACAAGAGGCATAGGAGGACGAGAATGAAGGAGTTTTGAAAGTCTACGTCCATAGTCGGTGCTCAAAAAGCGAAGGAGATGCCGTTATATTTTCCTTATCGGAGAGTCTTGAATATAATATTGTACGGCCATGCTTAATACATGTTATTATTTCTTTGATGGACGTGAAATAATGGATAACTGTATATATACTTCTTTCTTGTCAGAAGTTGGAACTTTTCTCCTTTGGAGTTGTATAATAATTGGGTTTGTTTTTATGTTGTTTATTATTTGCCAACAAAATTGGAGCCTTGCAAGTGTTTTGAAGTCACTTCAATCATGCATTGTACACCTATATTACTGTGTTCATTTTTCCCGTCACATGCGTATGGAGTCTTGTGGATGCAAAACCGTATAGGGAGTCTTGTACCTTTTGTGTAATCCAACGCTTGAATAGCCAGTATGTGTATATGAAGGGCCTCATCACAAATGGCTACTAAACTGTTAATAGTAATTTCCAAGCCTGAAGAAGCGTCTGGATTTTTGGGAATTCAAAATACCGGTAAGAACATGCAAAACCGGCCTGAAATTTGTAGGCCCTAAAACCATGATTAACCTGAGGTTCTTAGGTTCTTAGCGGAAGTTAATAAACCGTtacttaatttttaactaaaaaactaaaaccggtttttaaagtttttatttaagaaccggttcttagttttttaagttaaaagttaagaaataGTTTCTTAACTTCGCTAAGAATCTCATCTTAAGAATTTTGGGTTAATCATGCTTTAAAGCCTAATTATTTTTCTGATCCCCAGAACCTTGAGAATTTTCAAGATTTGTTATAGTAATTACCAAGCCTGATGAAGCGTCTGGATCTTTTGGAACTCGAGATACTAGTAAGAACAGGCAAAACCGGTCTGAAAATTATAAGGCCTAAAacctaattatttattttattcccAAAACCATGAGAATTTATTATCATGGGGAAGAATTGAACAACGGATCTTATCTATACATCTACTAGCACCACCACTAAAGCTACTTAATTATTTCTACTtggaattaaataatataatttttcaaagtCCCAAGCCTATATGCATTTAGACCCAGTTCTGAAAAcatggtgtgtcatatccgatggttgtcataaaaaatttcttcaaaATAACGTAAACTCAGTTTAAGTTTTATTCCAATGATTACCTTCATTTATTCCCTCAAAATAGAATACTCCAATTCTACTATTAATAGCAATTATTAATTCTAATAATGCTATTTTTTAGAAACTTACAAATTTTACCcaactataatttttattttaactaaatctttattttatacataaatttcgtttctataataataaacaatgatttatatttaattataactgTATTAGCGAAAGTATTACTAAATTCAATAAAgtataaaacacaaatatttaatctttttgatataaaataaaactatataaaaatttaagcaTCAATTTGTTAATAAAAAGTTCAGTAGTAGAAATAAGGTTGTGAATAGTGTTTCCTCAAATCTTAAGGGATACTATTATAacctaatttttcttttaaaatgatgtactattagaaaatattttcttttacttttttgatGTATTCCCTCGGAATGATGCACTATCAGAGATGATCTTAGGATTGTTGAAGCTTTATGTATGACAAACTATGGTCTATTGTGggttttgtttggtttgtttatgttaatttatattaaaagtaAAGATATATCTaaggaaaaaatattattaaagaaACATAATGTATAtgtttagggtttttttttatagctaaattgtaaatatcattCTATAGAAATGAAGGTTTGGTTACAATATTAGTTGCACCAAGATTTGTTTTAAAAGCCAATCTGATTTTTAAGGGCcgcaaaaaattcaaaaaacccCCTAAAAATCTAATAAGTTAGCTCAAAACTTCTAAAAACATGGACAGCTTGAAACTAACTAGAATTCTCGgacaaaaaaacaacaatttaGGACTCCTAAAACCAAAGCACTTCTTGCATAGCTAGACTAACTTTCAGATCAAGAGTATAGACTGAAAGGATGCTCCGTTGAACTCACCTAAGTGGCACCAACAGCTTCAACGGCGGTGGCTGGCTTCCACCCCGGGACACCGCTGGAGGAGGTCATCAACAGGACAAACCTTTAGCTATCTCGACAAAGAGCAAGTTGTAGACCCGAATCGACACCGACGGTCAAGCTCATGCGGTCTATCCAGGCTCCATCCAGCCAAGCGACACATAGGTACGACAAGGATACTGGTGATACAAAAAGCTAACTGTCAGAGCAAAGGTTTACAGGAAATGAAGCACAAGGAGTAACAAACTCCATGAAGCACAAGGAGTAACAAACTCCTTGAAGCAGACGATTCAACCGGTGAGAGAAAATCTTCATCTTTCTGCAGGTGACGCCGAGAAAAGGGTTGTTCTCAAAGCCATCATGAAGAGCATCAAAAGCAAGAAGGAGAAAGACAATCGAGAACCGGGAATCGGGAATCGCCATGGCTGTTGTCTCTTCACCTATTCACTCGACCTGAGAAAAGAAGCTCTACGAAAACCTTGGACAAGCAGCTAGCGGAAACCTACTGGAGCGAAACGACAGGTGCAGGAACGGCGACGACAGCTATGCGTCTGATGTTCCGGCGGTCTCGGATCTTAAAACTAACCCAGCTTCGAGTGCAGTCGGCGACTAACAAGAGACCCAATGCCCGATTCCGATGGTGACCCAGATTCCTCTCGCCTCGCTGGTGCTCTGGAAGTAAC is drawn from Brassica rapa cultivar Chiifu-401-42 chromosome A05, CAAS_Brap_v3.01, whole genome shotgun sequence and contains these coding sequences:
- the LOC103869361 gene encoding uncharacterized protein LOC103869361 isoform X1; the encoded protein is MEALYAKLYNKYTTLKVSFLILISDSDFEFTKKTLFFPFQERIFSELDEVNLNQEEKFLRFVKASETLTQHLRSEDQSSKETIRRMRDEITEITSARHQERLEFQNRLAEEERKNKALSEQVEKLKELISEGVPQSGRKQKTPESHQVTTRSMGKRRRLTEDVVETDMASPHVSIRQKSTTETLLVSQPQCSKTADVGSSTSAGSPFQALSEQLTGMKLSTNNEGERVCIIASHPSSGLSFSLTLVDNSTGEEAELLYNVVSLGTFERVVPNWMRDVIKFNTSMTPLFFERVSRVIKPRD
- the LOC103869361 gene encoding uncharacterized protein LOC103869361 isoform X2 → MEALYAKLYNKYTTLKERIFSELDEVNLNQEEKFLRFVKASETLTQHLRSEDQSSKETIRRMRDEITEITSARHQERLEFQNRLAEEERKNKALSEQVEKLKELISEGVPQSGRKQKTPESHQVTTRSMGKRRRLTEDVVETDMASPHVSIRQKSTTETLLVSQPQCSKTADVGSSTSAGSPFQALSEQLTGMKLSTNNEGERVCIIASHPSSGLSFSLTLVDNSTGEEAELLYNVVSLGTFERVVPNWMRDVIKFNTSMTPLFFERVSRVIKPRD
- the LOC103869360 gene encoding cytochrome P450 705A22, whose amino-acid sequence is MDVDFQNSFILVLLCLLSLLCYSLYVRKPQRFDLPPSPPSLPIIGHLHLLLSLLIHKSFQKLSSKHGPLLYLRIFNVPIVLVSSSSVASEIFKTHDLNVSFRGLPPLDESLLFGSSTFLMAPHGDYLKFMKKLLVTNLLGSQALERSRCIRADELERFYANLLGKAMDKEMVDIGKEAMKVSNKIIFKMLMGSRYCLEEDGEAETARGLVIQSFALFKKIFLATLLHRPLKKFGISLFKKDILSVSDRFDKLLERVLVKHQEEKPSEHQSADMMDVLLEAFRDENAEYKITRNHIKTFFIELFIAGTDSMGQTTQWAMAELVNNPNILERLRKEIESVVGKTSLIQETDLPSLPYLQAVVKEVLRLHPPAPLFARTSREECRIRGFYIPENTTLLVNVYAVMRDPGSWEDPDEFRPERFLASLGTGEEDERREQAHKYIPFGSGRRGCPGANLAYIFIGTAVGMMVQCFDWTIKGDEVKLEEAAGELNLTMAHPLKCTPVARTIKPFGFNPAEST